One genomic segment of Streptomyces niveus includes these proteins:
- a CDS encoding tetratricopeptide repeat protein, translated as MPGRTSRIGLLLRTAIESAYAGDRPVSERRARKAAEAGHAKGMTVYGLGIALLGRHEEARRWLAEAAAAGDPVGLAALVTLDVERGDEHGAMSRLRAGQTEFGAISMRIALLQVWTRRTVPFDAKALPADLPDPALPPSPTAHVRRVARAGHSPSAWARLRDELKPHPVTDSPEIIPMLLITRVAEGDVELADAWCVAAARGHREAPSETGRPGSRNPADVPTRNSPAAPAGSAAPSDAAEAANAANGAPSEELARAARIWNELRELCGGPVTEEAQDRLRPGTPRPVSAETAKYLGSRAAAHKGDLATAQAWFERPAGEGDPEAMMYVAEVVRNRFGTARAEALFRKAADAGSAPAMHSYAEYLRGRGQLVDAESYFRRAVAGGLQESLLNLGVLLRQKGDASGAEACYREALKDPDAATRAHAHNNLANLLHDRGDDSAAEPHWRSAAEAGEPMAMASLGALWAERGDLTGAERWFRPSAEAGNLTGMINLAHVLEMRGAVEEATLWLGRASGSVDTGSGSGPASGTGSSSGSGSGSGSGSGESLDARDIDSWTIGPDGPD; from the coding sequence ATGCCCGGCCGCACATCCCGCATCGGTTTACTACTCCGGACGGCCATCGAGTCGGCTTACGCGGGCGACAGGCCGGTCAGTGAGCGCCGCGCCCGCAAGGCGGCCGAGGCGGGCCACGCCAAGGGCATGACCGTGTACGGGCTCGGGATCGCACTGCTGGGCAGGCACGAGGAGGCCCGCCGCTGGCTGGCGGAGGCCGCGGCGGCGGGCGATCCCGTCGGCCTCGCGGCGCTGGTGACGCTCGATGTGGAACGTGGCGACGAGCACGGGGCCATGTCCCGACTGCGGGCGGGTCAGACGGAGTTCGGGGCGATCAGCATGCGCATCGCCCTGCTCCAGGTGTGGACACGGCGTACGGTCCCCTTCGACGCGAAGGCGCTCCCGGCGGACTTACCCGATCCGGCGCTGCCCCCGTCGCCGACCGCCCACGTACGCCGGGTGGCGCGGGCGGGGCACTCGCCCTCGGCCTGGGCACGTCTGCGCGACGAGCTCAAGCCGCACCCGGTGACCGATTCCCCGGAGATCATCCCGATGCTGCTGATCACGCGGGTGGCCGAGGGGGATGTCGAACTCGCGGACGCGTGGTGCGTGGCGGCGGCGCGGGGCCACCGAGAGGCCCCGTCCGAGACCGGCCGGCCCGGCTCGCGGAACCCCGCCGACGTACCGACCCGGAATTCCCCGGCCGCTCCTGCTGGTTCCGCGGCTCCGTCCGACGCGGCGGAAGCGGCGAACGCGGCGAACGGAGCCCCCTCCGAGGAGCTGGCACGCGCGGCGCGGATCTGGAACGAGCTGCGCGAACTCTGCGGCGGCCCCGTCACCGAGGAGGCCCAGGACAGACTCCGGCCCGGAACCCCACGACCGGTAAGCGCCGAGACGGCGAAGTACCTCGGTTCCCGGGCCGCCGCCCACAAGGGCGACCTCGCCACCGCCCAGGCGTGGTTCGAGCGCCCCGCCGGCGAGGGCGATCCGGAGGCGATGATGTACGTCGCCGAGGTGGTCAGGAATCGCTTCGGCACGGCACGGGCCGAAGCGCTCTTCCGGAAGGCCGCCGACGCGGGCAGCGCCCCCGCGATGCACTCGTACGCGGAGTATCTGCGCGGCAGGGGCCAACTGGTGGACGCGGAAAGCTACTTCCGCCGTGCGGTGGCCGGTGGCCTCCAGGAGTCGCTGCTGAACCTGGGTGTCCTCCTGCGTCAGAAGGGCGACGCCTCCGGCGCCGAGGCGTGCTACCGCGAGGCACTGAAGGACCCGGACGCCGCCACCCGGGCCCACGCCCACAACAACCTGGCGAACCTGCTGCACGACCGGGGTGACGACTCGGCGGCCGAACCCCACTGGCGCAGCGCCGCCGAAGCGGGCGAGCCGATGGCGATGGCGAGTCTGGGCGCGCTGTGGGCGGAGCGGGGTGACCTGACGGGGGCGGAACGCTGGTTCCGGCCGTCGGCGGAAGCGGGCAACCTCACCGGCATGATCAACCTCGCGCACGTCCTGGAAATGCGCGGCGCGGTGGAGGAGGCCACGCTGTGGCTGGGGCGAGCGTCCGGCAGCGTCGATACGGGGTCGGGGTCGGGGCCGGCATCGGGGACAGGCTCCAGTTCAGGATCCGGCTCCGGCTCCGGCTCGGGATCGGGTGAGTCTCTGGACGCGCGGGACATCGACAGCTGGACGATCGGCCCCGACGGCCCCGATTGA
- a CDS encoding glycerate kinase, which translates to MTDGAVTEAAHVLVAADKFKGSLTAVEVAERVTAGLRLAAPGVTVEALPVADGGDGTVAAAVAAGFERREVRVTGPLGDELTAAYALREGTAVVEMAEASGLQHLPKGVFAPLTAGTYGSGELLRAALDAGARTIVFGVGGSATTDGGAGMLAALGGRFLDADGQPVGPGGGGLRDLATVDLSGLDPRIAGTDIVLASDVDNPLTGPKGAAAIYGPQKGASPEDVDTLDAALAHYARVLEKTVGAGAAESALSPGAGAAGGIGYGALVGLAASFRPGIEVMLDVLGFGPALSRATLVITGEGSLDEQTLHGKAPAGVAAAARARGIEVIAVCGRLALPAEALGRAGIRRAYALTDLEPDPARCMAEAGPLLERMSTGIAGDFLV; encoded by the coding sequence GTGACGGACGGAGCAGTAACCGAGGCCGCGCACGTGCTCGTCGCGGCGGACAAGTTCAAGGGCTCTCTCACGGCCGTGGAGGTCGCCGAGCGGGTGACGGCCGGGCTGCGCCTGGCCGCCCCCGGCGTGACGGTCGAGGCACTGCCCGTCGCGGACGGCGGAGACGGCACCGTCGCCGCGGCCGTGGCGGCCGGGTTCGAACGGCGTGAGGTACGGGTCACCGGGCCCCTTGGCGACGAACTGACCGCGGCGTACGCGCTGCGCGAGGGCACGGCCGTCGTGGAGATGGCCGAGGCATCGGGCCTTCAGCACCTCCCGAAGGGCGTCTTCGCACCGCTGACGGCTGGTACGTACGGCTCCGGCGAACTGCTGCGCGCCGCGCTCGACGCGGGCGCGCGCACCATCGTGTTCGGCGTCGGCGGCAGCGCCACGACGGACGGCGGCGCGGGCATGCTGGCCGCGCTCGGCGGGCGCTTTCTGGACGCCGACGGGCAGCCGGTGGGACCGGGCGGCGGCGGGCTGCGCGATCTCGCGACGGTGGACCTGTCCGGGCTCGACCCCCGTATCGCCGGGACGGACATCGTCCTCGCCAGCGACGTCGACAACCCGCTCACCGGGCCGAAGGGCGCCGCGGCGATCTACGGCCCGCAGAAGGGCGCGTCCCCGGAGGACGTCGACACGCTCGACGCGGCTCTCGCGCACTACGCGCGCGTCCTCGAGAAGACCGTCGGGGCCGGGGCGGCCGAGTCCGCGCTCTCACCCGGCGCGGGCGCCGCCGGCGGTATCGGTTACGGCGCGCTCGTCGGCCTCGCCGCGAGCTTCCGGCCCGGCATCGAGGTCATGCTCGACGTGCTCGGCTTCGGCCCCGCGCTTTCCCGCGCCACGCTCGTCATCACCGGCGAGGGCTCCCTGGATGAACAGACGCTGCACGGCAAGGCCCCGGCGGGCGTCGCGGCGGCGGCCCGTGCGCGGGGCATCGAGGTGATCGCGGTCTGCGGCCGGCTGGCGCTGCCCGCCGAGGCTCTTGGCCGCGCCGGTATCCGCCGTGCGTACGCCCTGACGGACCTGGAACCGGACCCGGCCCGCTGCATGGCGGAGGCGGGACCGCTGCTGGAGCGCATGTCGACGGGAATCGCAGGCGACTTCTTGGTGTGA
- a CDS encoding NUDIX domain-containing protein, protein MTTSRDADYLTYIAGLPRVLAGAAVLFRDREGRVLIVEPGYRPGWALPGGTIESDEGETPRQAARRETLEEIGLDVELGRLLVVDWSQAPDRPPIAAYLYDGGVLDDERLGEIRLQHEELLSWRLVDRSRIPELMIGSLGGRVLAGLDVLEDGTGAVELENGIRVG, encoded by the coding sequence GTGACGACCTCTCGCGATGCCGACTACCTCACCTACATCGCCGGGCTGCCCCGTGTGCTCGCCGGCGCCGCCGTGCTCTTCCGGGACCGGGAGGGGCGGGTGCTGATCGTCGAGCCCGGCTACCGGCCCGGCTGGGCGCTGCCCGGCGGGACGATCGAGTCGGACGAGGGCGAGACGCCGCGGCAGGCCGCGCGGCGCGAGACTCTCGAAGAGATCGGGCTGGACGTCGAGTTGGGGCGGCTGTTGGTGGTGGACTGGAGTCAGGCACCGGACCGCCCGCCCATCGCCGCCTATCTGTACGACGGCGGCGTGCTGGACGACGAACGGCTCGGCGAGATCCGGCTCCAGCACGAGGAGTTGCTGTCCTGGCGCCTCGTGGACCGTTCCAGAATCCCCGAGTTGATGATCGGCTCACTCGGCGGCCGCGTCCTGGCGGGGCTCGACGTGCTCGAAGACGGCACGGGGGCCGTGGAGTTGGAGAACGGTATCCGGGTCGGGTGA
- a CDS encoding SIR2 family NAD-dependent protein deacylase, with translation MTLVAIFSGAGISTDSGIPDYRGPNGVWRRDPAAEKLVTYDSYMNDPEIRRRSWRMRRDSPTFRADPNVAHRAVAELDQVVDGAVRVITQNVDGLHQLAGTPARKVLELHGTARAVVCTGCRARSSMEEALARVEAGEDDPPCTVCGAVLKSATVMFGQRLDPQVLGQAMSIAKACDVFIAVGSTLQVQPAASLAGIAAEHGARLIVMNAEPTPYDGQADEIIREPIGTALPTLLKRFHAS, from the coding sequence ATGACTCTCGTCGCGATTTTCAGCGGCGCCGGGATCTCCACGGACTCCGGCATTCCCGACTACCGCGGGCCCAACGGCGTGTGGCGGCGTGACCCCGCGGCCGAGAAGCTGGTGACGTACGACTCGTACATGAACGACCCGGAGATCCGCCGCCGATCCTGGCGGATGCGCCGGGACAGCCCGACCTTCCGGGCCGATCCGAACGTCGCGCACCGTGCCGTCGCCGAGCTGGACCAGGTGGTTGACGGCGCGGTCCGGGTGATCACGCAGAACGTCGACGGTCTCCACCAGCTCGCCGGCACCCCCGCCCGCAAGGTGCTCGAACTGCACGGCACGGCGCGGGCGGTGGTCTGCACGGGGTGCCGGGCACGGTCCTCCATGGAGGAGGCGCTGGCCCGCGTCGAGGCGGGTGAGGACGATCCGCCGTGCACCGTGTGCGGCGCCGTCCTGAAGTCGGCGACGGTCATGTTCGGCCAACGGCTCGACCCGCAGGTCCTCGGGCAGGCCATGTCGATCGCCAAGGCGTGCGACGTGTTCATCGCCGTGGGGTCGACCCTCCAGGTGCAGCCCGCCGCCTCACTGGCGGGGATCGCGGCCGAGCACGGCGCGCGGCTCATCGTGATGAACGCCGAGCCGACGCCGTACGACGGACAGGCCGACGAGATCATCCGCGAACCGATCGGCACGGCGCTGCCCACGCTGCTGAAGCGGTTCCACGCGAGCTGA
- a CDS encoding methylated-DNA--[protein]-cysteine S-methyltransferase, translating to MTRSHTVIDSPYGPLTLVATEGVLSALYMTEQRHRPPQETFGEVDARPFGAVIDQLDEYFAGERTEFDVPLRLNGTPFQRGVWEQLLAIPYGETRSYGQLADALGKSGASRAVGLANGKNPVSIIVPCHRVIGSTGSLTGYGGGLDRKQRLLAFEGAARVGTGPGAGGAGTLF from the coding sequence ATGACCAGATCACACACGGTGATCGACAGCCCGTACGGACCGCTGACCCTCGTGGCGACCGAGGGGGTACTGAGCGCCCTCTACATGACCGAGCAGCGCCACCGCCCGCCGCAGGAGACGTTCGGCGAGGTCGACGCACGCCCGTTCGGCGCCGTGATCGACCAGCTAGACGAGTACTTCGCCGGCGAGCGCACCGAGTTCGACGTGCCGCTGCGGCTGAACGGCACGCCGTTCCAGCGCGGCGTCTGGGAGCAACTGCTGGCGATCCCGTACGGCGAGACCCGTTCGTACGGTCAACTGGCCGACGCGCTGGGCAAGTCGGGGGCGTCTCGCGCGGTCGGACTGGCCAACGGCAAGAACCCGGTCAGCATCATCGTGCCGTGCCACCGGGTGATCGGCTCGACGGGCAGCCTCACCGGATATGGCGGCGGACTGGACCGCAAACAGCGTCTGCTGGCCTTCGAGGGCGCGGCGCGCGTGGGTACGGGGCCGGGGGCTGGCGGGGCGGGCACACTCTTCTGA
- a CDS encoding AlkA N-terminal domain-containing protein — protein sequence MHTDTERCLRAVRSKDARFDGWFFTAVLTTGIYCRPSCPVVPPKAENMVFHPSAASCQQAGFRACKRCRPDTSPGSPEWNARADSVARAMRLIHDGIVDREGVTGLAGRLGYSQRQIERQLLAELGAGPLALARAQRAQTARLLIETTTLPMAEVAFAAGFSSIRTFNDTVREVFALAPTELRARGARRSDAAAPGPRTPGVISLRLPFRAPLTPDNLFGHLAATAVPGVEEWRDGAYRRTLRLPYGHGIVALTPRPDHIACRLALTDPRDLTVAISRCRRMLDLDADPVAVDEQLRTDPLLAPLVDKAPGRRVPGTVDAAEFAVRAVLGQQVSTAAARTHAARLVTAYGTPVDDPEGGLTHLFPTTDALAALDPESLALPRSRRATLTTLVAALADGTLPLGTDSDWDEARARLHALPGFGPWTVEVIAMRALGDPDAFLPGDLGVRRSAQALGLPSTPAALTARAAAWRPWRAYAVQYLWATEDHAINILPA from the coding sequence ATGCACACCGACACCGAGCGCTGCCTGCGTGCCGTGCGGTCCAAGGACGCGCGATTCGACGGGTGGTTCTTCACCGCCGTCCTGACCACCGGTATCTACTGCCGTCCCAGCTGCCCGGTCGTGCCCCCCAAGGCCGAGAACATGGTCTTCCACCCGAGCGCGGCCTCCTGCCAGCAGGCCGGGTTCCGCGCCTGCAAGCGCTGCCGGCCCGACACCAGCCCCGGCTCACCCGAGTGGAACGCCCGCGCCGACTCCGTCGCCCGCGCCATGCGGCTCATCCATGACGGGATCGTCGACCGTGAAGGCGTCACCGGACTCGCCGGGCGGCTCGGCTACTCGCAGCGGCAGATCGAACGGCAGTTGCTCGCCGAACTCGGCGCCGGGCCGCTCGCCCTGGCGCGCGCCCAGCGCGCCCAGACCGCGCGGCTACTCATCGAGACCACCACCCTGCCGATGGCGGAGGTCGCCTTCGCCGCCGGCTTCTCCTCGATCCGTACCTTCAACGACACCGTCCGTGAGGTGTTCGCGCTCGCCCCGACCGAGCTGCGGGCACGCGGCGCCCGGCGGTCTGACGCCGCCGCCCCCGGACCCCGGACACCCGGCGTGATCAGCCTGCGGCTGCCCTTCCGCGCGCCGCTCACCCCCGACAACCTCTTCGGTCACCTGGCGGCGACGGCGGTCCCGGGCGTCGAGGAGTGGCGGGACGGCGCGTACCGGCGCACGCTCCGCCTTCCGTACGGACACGGCATCGTGGCCCTGACACCGCGCCCCGACCACATCGCCTGCCGGCTCGCACTCACCGACCCGCGCGACCTCACGGTCGCCATCAGCCGCTGCCGCCGCATGCTTGACCTGGACGCCGACCCGGTCGCCGTCGACGAGCAGTTGCGCACCGATCCGCTGCTGGCCCCGCTGGTCGACAAGGCGCCCGGCCGCCGGGTGCCGGGCACCGTCGACGCCGCCGAGTTCGCCGTACGCGCGGTGCTCGGCCAGCAGGTCTCGACCGCCGCCGCGCGCACGCACGCCGCCCGTCTCGTCACGGCGTACGGCACACCCGTGGACGATCCCGAGGGCGGTCTCACCCATCTCTTCCCCACGACCGACGCGCTGGCCGCGCTGGACCCCGAATCCCTCGCGCTGCCGCGCAGCCGCCGCGCCACGCTCACGACCCTGGTCGCCGCGCTGGCCGACGGCACGCTCCCGCTCGGCACGGACAGCGACTGGGACGAGGCCAGGGCGCGGCTCCACGCGCTCCCCGGATTCGGCCCCTGGACCGTCGAGGTGATCGCCATGCGCGCGCTCGGCGACCCGGACGCCTTCCTGCCGGGCGATCTCGGAGTCCGGCGGTCCGCGCAGGCACTGGGTCTGCCGTCCACGCCCGCCGCGCTCACGGCGCGTGCCGCCGCCTGGCGGCCCTGGCGCGCGTACGCCGTGCAGTACCTCTGGGCCACCGAGGACCACGCCATCAACATCCTTCCCGCATAA
- a CDS encoding phytoene desaturase family protein, with amino-acid sequence MPSMLDAVVVGAGPNGLTAAVELARRGFSVAVFEARDTVGGGARTEELTLPGFRHDPCSAVHPLGVGSPAFNDMPLGRFGLEWLHPELPMAHPWDDGTAAVLSRSVAETAASLGPRDAGAYRRLLAPFLGKWDSFARDFMALPPRGLPHDTLTLARFGLAGIPSANLLMRRFHDEKAKGLFAGLVAHVIAPLSGIATGGVGLMFALAAHENGWPLPRGGSQSISDALAAYLRDLGGTVHTGFEVKRLDDLPPARAYVFDTTPTALARIAGLGRVYDSYKYGPSVFKIDYALDGPVPWTAEAARRAGTVQVGPTRGEISTALNLAYGGSAPATPFLITAQPSLVDPSRAPEGKHVFWAYGHVPHAWEGDLTEAIERQIERFAPGFRDRVLARATAGPPELAARNANYVGGDIASGSVAGLRLLVRPKLSLSPYSTPHPAVFICSSSTPPGPGVHGMSGQNAAKAVWRKLRAE; translated from the coding sequence GTGCCGTCGATGCTCGATGCCGTCGTCGTGGGGGCGGGACCCAACGGGCTGACCGCCGCGGTCGAGCTGGCCCGTCGTGGATTCTCCGTCGCCGTGTTCGAGGCCCGTGACACCGTGGGCGGGGGAGCGAGGACCGAGGAGCTGACGCTGCCCGGCTTCCGTCACGACCCGTGTTCCGCCGTGCACCCGCTGGGCGTCGGATCGCCCGCGTTCAACGACATGCCCCTCGGCCGGTTCGGCCTGGAGTGGCTGCACCCCGAGCTGCCGATGGCCCACCCCTGGGACGACGGCACGGCCGCCGTGCTGTCCCGCTCCGTCGCCGAGACGGCCGCCTCCCTGGGGCCGCGCGACGCGGGAGCGTATCGCAGGCTCCTCGCACCCTTCCTCGGCAAGTGGGACAGCTTCGCACGGGACTTCATGGCCCTGCCCCCCAGAGGCCTGCCGCACGACACCCTCACGCTCGCCCGCTTCGGGCTCGCCGGGATCCCGTCGGCGAACCTGCTGATGAGGCGCTTCCACGACGAGAAGGCCAAGGGGCTGTTCGCCGGTCTCGTCGCCCATGTCATCGCTCCGCTGAGCGGGATCGCGACCGGCGGGGTCGGGCTGATGTTCGCGCTCGCCGCGCACGAGAACGGCTGGCCGCTGCCGCGCGGCGGCTCCCAGTCCATCTCGGACGCGCTCGCCGCGTATTTGCGCGATCTCGGCGGCACGGTCCACACCGGATTCGAGGTCAAGAGGCTCGACGACCTGCCCCCGGCCCGCGCGTACGTCTTCGACACCACGCCGACCGCGCTCGCCCGTATCGCGGGCCTCGGCAGGGTGTACGACTCGTACAAGTACGGCCCCAGCGTGTTCAAGATCGACTACGCGCTGGACGGGCCCGTGCCCTGGACGGCGGAGGCCGCGCGCCGGGCCGGCACCGTTCAGGTGGGGCCCACGAGGGGGGAGATCAGCACCGCGCTGAACCTGGCGTACGGCGGCAGCGCCCCCGCCACGCCGTTCCTGATCACCGCCCAGCCCAGCTTGGTGGACCCCTCCCGCGCCCCCGAGGGCAAGCATGTCTTCTGGGCGTACGGCCATGTGCCGCACGCCTGGGAGGGCGATCTGACCGAGGCGATAGAGCGGCAGATCGAGCGGTTCGCGCCCGGCTTCCGGGACCGTGTCCTGGCCCGCGCGACCGCCGGCCCGCCGGAGCTGGCCGCCCGTAACGCCAACTACGTGGGCGGTGACATCGCCAGCGGCTCCGTCGCGGGTCTGCGGCTGCTGGTGCGTCCCAAGCTCTCCCTGTCGCCGTACAGCACCCCGCACCCGGCGGTCTTCATCTGCTCGTCCTCGACCCCGCCGGGACCGGGCGTGCACGGCATGTCTGGCCAGAACGCGGCGAAGGCGGTCTGGCGCAAGCTGCGGGCAGAGTGA
- a CDS encoding inositol monophosphatase family protein: MIDDFLNGDLSAVEAAMRDAAAAEVMPRYRQLAAHEIVEKSGPHDLVTSADRGAEERLTAALTALLPGSVVVGEEAVHADPAVYGALSGDAPVWIVDPVDGTRQFVRGEPGFCMLVALAQGGEVLASWTYAPATDEMATAVRGRGARLDGVPLRSGAPAPDAVLDVATSHPDYTTPEEKRALLGVRSAEDIAARPCGSAGLEYLDIARGALDAVAFSWELAWDHAAGLLLVTEAGGAQTTLTGEPFRITGGNALPFTAARDAVTARRVRERLLAGAPAEAEA, from the coding sequence ATGATCGATGACTTTCTGAACGGTGACCTTTCCGCTGTCGAGGCGGCGATGCGCGATGCGGCAGCCGCCGAGGTCATGCCGCGCTACCGGCAGCTCGCCGCCCACGAGATCGTCGAGAAGTCCGGCCCGCACGACCTGGTGACCAGCGCCGACCGGGGCGCCGAGGAGCGCCTGACCGCCGCCCTCACGGCGCTGCTGCCCGGCTCGGTGGTGGTGGGCGAGGAGGCGGTGCACGCCGACCCGGCCGTGTACGGGGCGCTGAGCGGCGACGCACCCGTGTGGATAGTCGACCCCGTCGACGGCACCCGCCAGTTCGTCCGGGGCGAGCCCGGCTTCTGCATGCTCGTCGCGCTCGCCCAGGGCGGCGAGGTGCTGGCCTCCTGGACGTACGCGCCCGCGACGGACGAGATGGCGACCGCCGTACGGGGCCGGGGCGCCCGCCTGGACGGTGTCCCGCTGCGCTCCGGAGCGCCCGCGCCCGACGCGGTGCTCGACGTCGCGACATCGCACCCGGACTACACGACGCCGGAGGAGAAGCGGGCGCTGCTGGGCGTCCGGAGCGCCGAGGACATCGCCGCGCGGCCGTGCGGGTCGGCGGGGCTGGAGTATCTGGACATCGCGCGCGGCGCGCTCGACGCCGTCGCCTTCAGCTGGGAGCTCGCCTGGGACCACGCGGCCGGCCTGCTGCTGGTGACGGAGGCGGGCGGCGCGCAGACGACGCTCACCGGCGAGCCCTTCCGGATCACGGGAGGCAACGCGCTGCCGTTCACCGCCGCGCGTGACGCGGTGACCGCCCGGCGGGTGCGGGAGCGCCTGCTGGCGGGCGCACCTGCGGAGGCCGAGGCGTAG
- a CDS encoding gamma-glutamyltransferase family protein: protein MFTTRPTLQGTFGMVSSTHWLASQSAMAVLEDGGNAYDAAVAAGFVLHVVEPHLNGPGGEVPIILAPADGEVRVLCGQGPAPAGATVGHYRSLGLELVPGTGPLAAAVPGAFDAWMVLLRDHGTKSLAQVLRYAVGYAEDGHAPVERVGQTVESVRELFETEWTSSADVYLPGGRAPAPGELFRNPALAATWRRLTAEAEEAGGDDRVAQIDAARSIWRTGFIAEALIRQSGRPTLDTSGSHHTGTLTSADLAGWSATYERPATYDWNGWTLCKAAGWSQGPAFLQQLALLPPVPELPEYGSAEYVHLLTEGCKLAMADREAWYGDAADVPLGTLLSEPYNAARRALIGDKASYELRPGSPDGRTPVLSAHATAVAAGEAGFDALGVPAAGAGEPTVARNGATRGDTCHLDVVDRWGNMIAATPSGGWLQSNPVVPELGFPLGTRLQMAWLEHGLPNSLTPGRRPRTTLTPSVALRDGVPVLAFGTPGGDQQDQWQLHFFLAVALRPHVRGGLDLQGAIDAPNWHNDSFPSSFYPRGMRPGSVTVEPAMDAAVVEGLRGRGHDVTVGEPWSEGRLCAVARDPRTGVLLAAANPRGMQGYAVGR from the coding sequence ATGTTCACCACCCGCCCCACCCTCCAGGGCACCTTCGGCATGGTGTCCTCCACCCACTGGCTCGCCTCGCAGTCGGCGATGGCCGTCCTGGAGGACGGCGGCAACGCCTACGACGCCGCCGTGGCCGCCGGGTTCGTGCTGCACGTCGTGGAGCCGCACCTCAACGGGCCGGGCGGCGAGGTGCCGATCATCCTCGCCCCCGCCGACGGTGAGGTCCGGGTGCTCTGCGGCCAGGGACCCGCGCCCGCCGGGGCGACGGTCGGGCACTACCGCTCACTCGGCCTCGAACTCGTCCCCGGCACCGGACCGCTCGCCGCCGCCGTACCCGGCGCGTTCGACGCGTGGATGGTGCTGCTGCGCGACCACGGCACCAAATCCCTCGCCCAGGTGCTGCGTTACGCCGTCGGCTACGCCGAGGACGGCCACGCGCCCGTCGAGCGGGTCGGCCAGACCGTGGAGAGCGTCCGTGAACTGTTCGAGACCGAGTGGACCTCGTCCGCCGACGTCTACCTGCCCGGCGGCCGGGCCCCCGCCCCCGGAGAGCTGTTCCGCAACCCCGCCCTGGCCGCCACCTGGCGACGGCTGACGGCCGAGGCCGAGGAGGCGGGCGGCGACGACCGCGTCGCGCAGATCGACGCCGCGCGCTCCATCTGGCGTACGGGATTCATCGCCGAAGCGCTGATACGCCAGTCCGGCCGTCCCACCCTCGACACCAGCGGCTCCCACCACACCGGCACCCTCACATCCGCCGACCTGGCCGGCTGGTCCGCGACGTACGAGAGGCCCGCGACGTACGACTGGAACGGCTGGACCCTCTGCAAGGCCGCCGGCTGGAGCCAGGGCCCCGCCTTCCTCCAGCAGCTCGCCCTCCTGCCGCCCGTGCCCGAGCTTCCGGAGTACGGCTCCGCGGAGTACGTCCACCTCCTTACGGAGGGCTGCAAGCTGGCCATGGCCGACCGCGAGGCCTGGTACGGCGACGCCGCCGACGTACCGCTCGGCACGCTGCTCTCGGAGCCGTACAACGCGGCACGTCGCGCCCTGATCGGCGACAAAGCCTCCTACGAACTGCGCCCCGGCAGCCCCGACGGACGCACGCCCGTCCTCAGCGCCCACGCCACCGCCGTCGCCGCAGGAGAGGCCGGCTTCGACGCCCTCGGCGTACCGGCGGCGGGCGCGGGCGAGCCGACCGTCGCCCGGAACGGCGCGACCCGCGGCGACACCTGCCACCTCGACGTCGTGGACCGCTGGGGCAACATGATCGCCGCGACACCGAGCGGCGGCTGGCTCCAGTCCAACCCTGTCGTGCCCGAACTCGGCTTCCCCCTCGGAACCCGCCTCCAGATGGCCTGGCTGGAGCACGGACTGCCCAACTCCCTCACGCCGGGCCGCAGGCCGCGCACCACGCTCACACCGTCCGTCGCCCTGCGCGACGGCGTACCCGTCCTCGCCTTCGGCACCCCCGGCGGCGACCAGCAGGACCAGTGGCAGCTCCACTTCTTCCTGGCCGTCGCGCTGCGCCCCCACGTACGCGGCGGACTCGACCTCCAGGGCGCGATCGACGCGCCCAACTGGCACAACGACAGCTTCCCCAGCTCCTTCTATCCGCGCGGGATGCGGCCGGGAAGCGTCACCGTGGAGCCCGCAATGGACGCGGCCGTCGTGGAAGGACTGCGCGGCCGGGGCCACGACGTCACCGTCGGCGAACCCTGGTCCGAGGGGCGGCTCTGCGCGGTCGCCAGGGACCCGCGTACGGGAGTGCTCCTCGCGGCGGCCAACCCGCGCGGTATGCAGGGGTACGCGGTCGGCCGGTGA
- a CDS encoding DUF2269 family protein, which produces MTKLLLSIHVLASILVVGPIAVAASMFPRYARQAGEDGRSSAGAALLHRICAGYAIVGVAVPVFGIATGAQLGVLTDAWLIVSIVLTAIAAAILALAILPGQESMIEASEKGEGGDLARAAARLSGLTGAFNLLWAVVVVLMIVRPGSTTSA; this is translated from the coding sequence GTGACCAAGCTGCTGCTGTCCATCCATGTCCTCGCCTCGATCCTGGTGGTCGGGCCGATAGCCGTCGCGGCGTCGATGTTCCCGCGCTACGCGCGCCAGGCGGGGGAGGACGGACGCTCCTCGGCCGGCGCGGCGCTGCTCCACCGGATCTGCGCCGGCTACGCGATCGTCGGGGTCGCCGTGCCGGTCTTCGGCATTGCCACCGGCGCGCAGCTCGGCGTTCTCACCGACGCCTGGCTCATCGTGTCGATCGTGCTGACGGCGATCGCCGCCGCGATCCTCGCGCTGGCGATCCTGCCCGGCCAGGAGAGCATGATCGAGGCATCGGAGAAGGGGGAGGGCGGTGACCTGGCACGCGCCGCCGCCCGGCTGTCCGGGCTCACCGGCGCCTTCAATCTGCTCTGGGCGGTCGTCGTGGTCCTGATGATCGTGCGCCCCGGATCCACGACAAGCGCCTGA